The Chlorocebus sabaeus isolate Y175 chromosome 6, mChlSab1.0.hap1, whole genome shotgun sequence genome has a segment encoding these proteins:
- the LOC103233946 gene encoding uncharacterized protein isoform X1: MFQDSVAFEDVAVNFTQEEWSLLDPSQKNLYREVMQETLRNLASIGEKWKDENIEDQYKNPRNNLRSLLGERVDENTEENHCGEIFSQIPDNTLNKKTSPGVKSCESSVCEVFLGHSSLNRHVRADAAHKPSEYQEYGQKPYKCQQHKKAFRCHPSFQMEEKAHTGEKLYDCKECGKTFISRSSIRRHMIMHNGDGPYKCKFCGKACPCLSVYLIHERVHTGEKPYECKQCGKAFSYSTSLQIHERTHTGEKPYECKECGKAFGSPNSFYEHKRTHTGEKPYECKQCGKAFRWFHSFQIHERTHSEEKPYECTKCGKAFKCPSYLCRHEVTHSGKKPYECKQCGKALSYLNFQRHMKMHTRMRPYKCKTCGKAFDSPSSFLRHERTHTGEKPYECTHCGKSFNRSSSFHYHERTHTGEKPYECKQCGKAFISSTSFRYHEKTHTGEKPYACKQCGKAFRSASHLQMHKRTHTQEKPYECKQCGKAFIFSTSFRYHERTHTGEKPYECKQCGKAFRSASHLQMHERTHTGKQLYESKQCEKTFGSVRNLQIHEKTHTGAKPYKECGKAFNNFSSFQIHATMYRGQNAYECKECDKAFTSAKILRVHERTHTGEKPYECKECGKAFNYFSSLHIHKRVHTGEKPYECKDCGKAFGLPGSFRRHKRAHTGVKPYECKQCGKAFTSSGSFQCHKRIHTGEKPYECKQCGKAFISSTAIRRHERTHTGEKPYECKQCGKAFISFSSVRYHERTHTGEKQYECKQCGKAFMSSTAFQYHEKTHTGEKPYECKQCGKAFISSSSLRYHERTHTGEKPYECKQCGKAFRSATQLQMHRKIHTGEKPYECKQCGKAYRSASQLRVHERTHTGEKPYEYKQYGKAFRSAKNLQIQTM; this comes from the exons ATGTTTCAGGACTCGGTGGCTTTcgaggatgtggctgtgaacttcACCCAGGAGGAATGGTCTTTGCTGGATCCTTCCCAGAAGAATCTCTAcagagaagtgatgcaggaaaccTTGAGGAACCTGGCCTCTATAG gagaaaaatggaaagacgAGAACATTGAAGATCAGTACAAAAATCCCAGGAATAATCTAAG aagtcttctgGGAGAGAGAGTCgatgaaaatacagaagaaaatcaTTGTGGAGAAATTTTTAGCCAGATTCCAGATAACACACTGAACAAAAAAACTTCTCCTGGAGTAAAATCATGTGAAAGCAGTGTGTGTGAAGTCTTCCTGGGTCATTCTTCCCTTAATAGGCACGTTAGAGCTGACGCTGCACACAAGCCATCTGAGTATCAGGAATATGGACAGAAGCCATATAAGTGTCAACAACATAAGAAAGCCTTCAGATGTCACCCCTCCtttcaaatggaagaaaaggctcacactggagaaaaactcTATGATtgtaaagaatgtggaaaaacctTCATATCCCGTTCAAGCATTCGAAGACACATGATAATGCACAATGGAGATGGACCTTATAAGTGTAAGTTTTGTGGGAAAGCCTGCCCTTGTCTCAGCGTATATCTTATACATGAACgagttcacactggagagaaaccatatgaatgtaaacaatgtggtaaaGCCTTTAGTTATTCAACTTCCCTTCAAATACATgaaagaactcacactggagagaagccttatgaatgcaaggaatgtgggaaagcatTCGGTAGTCCCAATTCCTTTTATGAACATAaaagaactcacactggagagaagccataTGAATGCAAAcaatgtggaaaagccttcagaTGGTTCCATTCCTTTCAAATACATGAAAGAACTCACAGTGAGGAAAAGCCTTATGAATGTACCAAATGTGGGAAAGCATTCAAGTGTCCCAGTTATCTTTGTAGACATGAAGTGACCCACTCTGGGAAAaagccctatgaatgtaaacagtGTGGGAAAGCATTATCTTATCTTAACTTTCAAAGACACATGAAAATGCACACTAGAATGAGACCTTATAAATGTAAGACATGTGGAAAAGCCTTTGATTCTCCCAGTTCATTTCTAAGACATgaaagaactcacactggagagaaaccttatgaatgcACGCACTGTGGTAAATCCTTCAATCGTTCCAGTTCCTTTCACTATCACGaaaggactcacactggagagaaaccctatgaatgcaaGCAGTGTGGAAAAGCCTTCATTTCTTCCACTTCCTTTCGATATCATGAAaagactcacactggagagaaaccctatgctTGTAagcaatgtgggaaagccttcagatcTGCCTCACACCTTCAAATGCATAAAAGGACTCACACTcaagagaaaccctatgaatgtaagcaGTGTGGTAAAGCCTTCATTTTTTCCACTTCCTTTCGATATcatgaaaggactcacactggagagaaaccctatgagtgtaagcaatgtgggaaagccttcagatcTGCCTCACACCTTCAAATgcatgaaaggactcacactggaAAGCAACTGTATGAATCTAAACAATGTGAAAAAACCTTTGGATCTGTCAGAAACCTTCAAATTCATGAAAAGACACACACTGGAGCAAAACCCTATAAGGAATGTGGAAAAGCATTCAACaatttctcttcctttcaaaTACATGCAACGATGTATAGAGGACAGAATGCCTATGAATGTAAAGAGTGTGACAAAGCATTCACATCTGCCAAGATCCTTCGAGTACATGAAAGGACACACAccggagagaaaccctatgaatgtaaggaatgtgggaaagcattcaattatttttcttctttgcataTACACAAAAGGGtgcacactggagagaagccataTGAATGTAAGGATTGTGGGAAAGCATTCGGTTTGCCTGGTTCCTTTCGTAGACATAAAAGGGCTCACACTGGAGTGAAACCCTATGAATGCAagcaatgtggcaaagccttcacTTCTTCTGGTTCCTTTCAGTGTCATAAAaggattcatactggagagaaaccctatgagtgTAAGCAGTGTGGCAAAGCCTTCATTTCTTCCACTGCCATTCGTAGacatgaaaggactcacactggagagaaaccctatgagtgtaagcaatgtggaaaagcctttatttctttcagctCCGTTCGGTACCACGaaaggactcacactggagagaaacagtATGAGTGTAagcaatgtgggaaagccttcatgTCTTCTACTGCATTTCAGTATCATGAAAAGacccacactggagagaaaccctatgaatgtaagcaatgtgggaaagccttcattTCTTCCAGTAGCCTTCGATATcatgaaaggactcacactggagagaaaccttacgaATGTAAGCAGTGTGGTAAAGCCTTCAGATCTGCCACTCAACTTCAAATGCATAGAAagattcatactggagagaaaccctatgagtgTAAGCAATGTGGGAAAGCCTACAGATCTGCCTCACAACTTCGAGTacatgaaaggactcacactggagagaaaccctatgaatatAAGCAATATGGGAAAGCCTTCAGATCTGCTAAGAACCTTCAAATACAGACaatgtaa
- the LOC103233946 gene encoding uncharacterized protein isoform X2: MDSVAFEDVAVNFTQEEWSLLDPSQKNLYREVMQETLRNLASIGEKWKDENIEDQYKNPRNNLRSLLGERVDENTEENHCGEIFSQIPDNTLNKKTSPGVKSCESSVCEVFLGHSSLNRHVRADAAHKPSEYQEYGQKPYKCQQHKKAFRCHPSFQMEEKAHTGEKLYDCKECGKTFISRSSIRRHMIMHNGDGPYKCKFCGKACPCLSVYLIHERVHTGEKPYECKQCGKAFSYSTSLQIHERTHTGEKPYECKECGKAFGSPNSFYEHKRTHTGEKPYECKQCGKAFRWFHSFQIHERTHSEEKPYECTKCGKAFKCPSYLCRHEVTHSGKKPYECKQCGKALSYLNFQRHMKMHTRMRPYKCKTCGKAFDSPSSFLRHERTHTGEKPYECTHCGKSFNRSSSFHYHERTHTGEKPYECKQCGKAFISSTSFRYHEKTHTGEKPYACKQCGKAFRSASHLQMHKRTHTQEKPYECKQCGKAFIFSTSFRYHERTHTGEKPYECKQCGKAFRSASHLQMHERTHTGKQLYESKQCEKTFGSVRNLQIHEKTHTGAKPYKECGKAFNNFSSFQIHATMYRGQNAYECKECDKAFTSAKILRVHERTHTGEKPYECKECGKAFNYFSSLHIHKRVHTGEKPYECKDCGKAFGLPGSFRRHKRAHTGVKPYECKQCGKAFTSSGSFQCHKRIHTGEKPYECKQCGKAFISSTAIRRHERTHTGEKPYECKQCGKAFISFSSVRYHERTHTGEKQYECKQCGKAFMSSTAFQYHEKTHTGEKPYECKQCGKAFISSSSLRYHERTHTGEKPYECKQCGKAFRSATQLQMHRKIHTGEKPYECKQCGKAYRSASQLRVHERTHTGEKPYEYKQYGKAFRSAKNLQIQTM; this comes from the exons ATG GACTCGGTGGCTTTcgaggatgtggctgtgaacttcACCCAGGAGGAATGGTCTTTGCTGGATCCTTCCCAGAAGAATCTCTAcagagaagtgatgcaggaaaccTTGAGGAACCTGGCCTCTATAG gagaaaaatggaaagacgAGAACATTGAAGATCAGTACAAAAATCCCAGGAATAATCTAAG aagtcttctgGGAGAGAGAGTCgatgaaaatacagaagaaaatcaTTGTGGAGAAATTTTTAGCCAGATTCCAGATAACACACTGAACAAAAAAACTTCTCCTGGAGTAAAATCATGTGAAAGCAGTGTGTGTGAAGTCTTCCTGGGTCATTCTTCCCTTAATAGGCACGTTAGAGCTGACGCTGCACACAAGCCATCTGAGTATCAGGAATATGGACAGAAGCCATATAAGTGTCAACAACATAAGAAAGCCTTCAGATGTCACCCCTCCtttcaaatggaagaaaaggctcacactggagaaaaactcTATGATtgtaaagaatgtggaaaaacctTCATATCCCGTTCAAGCATTCGAAGACACATGATAATGCACAATGGAGATGGACCTTATAAGTGTAAGTTTTGTGGGAAAGCCTGCCCTTGTCTCAGCGTATATCTTATACATGAACgagttcacactggagagaaaccatatgaatgtaaacaatgtggtaaaGCCTTTAGTTATTCAACTTCCCTTCAAATACATgaaagaactcacactggagagaagccttatgaatgcaaggaatgtgggaaagcatTCGGTAGTCCCAATTCCTTTTATGAACATAaaagaactcacactggagagaagccataTGAATGCAAAcaatgtggaaaagccttcagaTGGTTCCATTCCTTTCAAATACATGAAAGAACTCACAGTGAGGAAAAGCCTTATGAATGTACCAAATGTGGGAAAGCATTCAAGTGTCCCAGTTATCTTTGTAGACATGAAGTGACCCACTCTGGGAAAaagccctatgaatgtaaacagtGTGGGAAAGCATTATCTTATCTTAACTTTCAAAGACACATGAAAATGCACACTAGAATGAGACCTTATAAATGTAAGACATGTGGAAAAGCCTTTGATTCTCCCAGTTCATTTCTAAGACATgaaagaactcacactggagagaaaccttatgaatgcACGCACTGTGGTAAATCCTTCAATCGTTCCAGTTCCTTTCACTATCACGaaaggactcacactggagagaaaccctatgaatgcaaGCAGTGTGGAAAAGCCTTCATTTCTTCCACTTCCTTTCGATATCATGAAaagactcacactggagagaaaccctatgctTGTAagcaatgtgggaaagccttcagatcTGCCTCACACCTTCAAATGCATAAAAGGACTCACACTcaagagaaaccctatgaatgtaagcaGTGTGGTAAAGCCTTCATTTTTTCCACTTCCTTTCGATATcatgaaaggactcacactggagagaaaccctatgagtgtaagcaatgtgggaaagccttcagatcTGCCTCACACCTTCAAATgcatgaaaggactcacactggaAAGCAACTGTATGAATCTAAACAATGTGAAAAAACCTTTGGATCTGTCAGAAACCTTCAAATTCATGAAAAGACACACACTGGAGCAAAACCCTATAAGGAATGTGGAAAAGCATTCAACaatttctcttcctttcaaaTACATGCAACGATGTATAGAGGACAGAATGCCTATGAATGTAAAGAGTGTGACAAAGCATTCACATCTGCCAAGATCCTTCGAGTACATGAAAGGACACACAccggagagaaaccctatgaatgtaaggaatgtgggaaagcattcaattatttttcttctttgcataTACACAAAAGGGtgcacactggagagaagccataTGAATGTAAGGATTGTGGGAAAGCATTCGGTTTGCCTGGTTCCTTTCGTAGACATAAAAGGGCTCACACTGGAGTGAAACCCTATGAATGCAagcaatgtggcaaagccttcacTTCTTCTGGTTCCTTTCAGTGTCATAAAaggattcatactggagagaaaccctatgagtgTAAGCAGTGTGGCAAAGCCTTCATTTCTTCCACTGCCATTCGTAGacatgaaaggactcacactggagagaaaccctatgagtgtaagcaatgtggaaaagcctttatttctttcagctCCGTTCGGTACCACGaaaggactcacactggagagaaacagtATGAGTGTAagcaatgtgggaaagccttcatgTCTTCTACTGCATTTCAGTATCATGAAAAGacccacactggagagaaaccctatgaatgtaagcaatgtgggaaagccttcattTCTTCCAGTAGCCTTCGATATcatgaaaggactcacactggagagaaaccttacgaATGTAAGCAGTGTGGTAAAGCCTTCAGATCTGCCACTCAACTTCAAATGCATAGAAagattcatactggagagaaaccctatgagtgTAAGCAATGTGGGAAAGCCTACAGATCTGCCTCACAACTTCGAGTacatgaaaggactcacactggagagaaaccctatgaatatAAGCAATATGGGAAAGCCTTCAGATCTGCTAAGAACCTTCAAATACAGACaatgtaa